Proteins co-encoded in one Bacillus sp. FSL H8-0547 genomic window:
- a CDS encoding DHHA1 domain-containing protein: protein MTEKLYYTSPKTFEWQTEIVRFTKINGQRAVILKETAFYPEGGGQPSDSGTIGTIPVHDLIEVENELYHIVSEYPEGMSVNCLLDDARRMDHMQHHSGQHLLSAVCLELYGYETESFHLGAETVTIDLNTPHLSEDQMTEVENKANHYIFENRKIHTFFAGADDLKNLPLRKIPDVDGPLRIVQIDGIDTSACCGTHTAGTGEIGLMKLIKTEKQKGRIRLHFKCGIRALSEFQEVHKLVKRTARFFQSSQEEIPERLHSIDQELKQINKELEFLKTENALLLTEKINTDQPGKLAAVLKERASLKDLQLLAAKFHGSGKEFVLLGSMSEHAVLFSQQNSIHAGNTIRECLKDFSGKGGGSEKLAQAKLADVSETEAFFQAVKMEIDRMTEKHLRD from the coding sequence CGGTCAAAGAGCTGTTATCCTCAAAGAGACTGCTTTTTATCCCGAAGGCGGCGGCCAGCCTTCAGACAGCGGAACGATTGGAACGATTCCAGTTCATGATTTAATAGAAGTAGAGAATGAACTTTACCATATAGTTTCTGAATACCCTGAAGGCATGTCTGTAAACTGCCTTCTTGACGACGCCCGCAGAATGGATCACATGCAGCATCACTCAGGACAGCACCTTCTGTCGGCAGTCTGCCTTGAGCTGTACGGTTATGAAACTGAAAGCTTCCATCTTGGTGCAGAGACCGTCACAATCGATCTGAATACACCGCACCTATCTGAAGATCAGATGACCGAAGTTGAAAACAAAGCCAATCACTATATTTTTGAAAATCGAAAGATCCATACCTTTTTTGCCGGTGCAGATGACCTTAAAAACCTGCCGTTAAGAAAGATTCCGGACGTGGATGGACCCCTTCGCATTGTACAGATCGACGGAATCGATACCTCAGCGTGCTGCGGTACACACACCGCAGGTACAGGTGAAATCGGCCTGATGAAGCTGATAAAAACGGAAAAGCAAAAAGGCAGGATCAGACTTCATTTTAAATGCGGCATACGAGCCCTGTCAGAGTTTCAGGAAGTACATAAACTTGTTAAACGTACAGCGCGCTTTTTTCAATCATCACAGGAAGAAATCCCTGAGCGGCTCCATTCAATCGATCAAGAACTGAAGCAGATTAACAAAGAACTGGAATTTTTGAAAACTGAGAATGCTTTACTGCTTACAGAAAAAATAAACACTGACCAGCCTGGAAAACTGGCAGCAGTCCTTAAAGAAAGGGCATCACTGAAAGATCTTCAATTACTGGCAGCAAAATTCCATGGTAGCGGAAAAGAATTTGTTCTGCTTGGCTCTATGAGTGAGCATGCTGTTTTATTCAGTCAACAAAACAGCATCCATGCCGGCAATACCATTAGAGAGTGCCTGAAAGATTTCAGCGGCAAAGGCGGAGGAAGCGAAAAACTGGCGCAGGCCAAATTAGCAGACGTCAGCGAAACTGAAGCGTTCTTTCAAGCTGTGAAAATGGAAATCGACAGAATGACAGAAAAACATCTGCGTGATTAA
- a CDS encoding GRP family sugar transporter, translating to MGILLALIPAVAWGSLVLVSVKLGGNAYSQTLGITIGAFLFSVVMFFFSNPDLTPVVWSIGIISGIFWTVGQLNQLASVKHIGVSKTVPISTGMQLMGTTLFGVLLFKEWDTKMTVILGSLAILLIITGVVFTSIGQKDEEGAGKSLKRGLFILFISSIGYIGYVIIIRYFEIDGWAAILPQAIGMVLAAIILTARHKPFDKYALRNILTGLMWAAGNLGLLLSLPKIGVATSFSLSQTGIIISTLGGIFLLGEKKTKKQIVLVIIGCLLIIGGGVLLGYTKR from the coding sequence ATTGGAATTTTGCTTGCTTTAATTCCCGCCGTTGCGTGGGGAAGTCTTGTGCTTGTTAGTGTAAAACTTGGCGGTAATGCATACAGCCAAACACTTGGTATTACAATAGGAGCGTTTTTGTTTTCGGTTGTTATGTTCTTTTTTTCAAATCCTGATCTCACTCCGGTTGTATGGTCAATCGGAATTATCTCGGGTATTTTCTGGACGGTCGGGCAGCTGAATCAGCTTGCCAGTGTCAAGCATATCGGCGTATCCAAAACCGTGCCGATCTCAACAGGCATGCAGCTTATGGGGACGACACTGTTCGGCGTTCTGCTTTTTAAAGAATGGGATACAAAAATGACGGTTATCCTTGGAAGCCTAGCCATCCTCCTCATCATTACAGGAGTAGTGTTTACATCCATTGGCCAGAAGGATGAAGAAGGAGCCGGAAAGAGCCTGAAGCGTGGACTCTTCATTCTGTTTATTTCCTCAATCGGGTACATCGGCTACGTTATTATTATCCGCTACTTTGAGATTGACGGCTGGGCAGCCATTTTGCCGCAGGCGATTGGGATGGTGCTTGCTGCTATTATTCTTACCGCGAGACATAAGCCTTTTGATAAATATGCACTGCGGAACATTCTGACAGGATTAATGTGGGCGGCAGGAAACCTTGGGCTGCTTCTCTCCCTTCCGAAAATCGGAGTTGCGACAAGCTTTTCTTTATCCCAGACAGGTATCATCATTTCCACACTGGGCGGAATCTTTCTGCTGGGTGAAAAAAAGACAAAAAAACAGATTGTGCTCGTTATTATTGGCTGCTTGCTGATTATCGGAGGCGGAGTGCTGCTTGGCTATACAAAAAGGTAA
- a CDS encoding SDR family oxidoreductase — protein MKLANKAALVTGASRGLGKAIAMELARQGAEVYINYSSSEQQALDVLSQIREEGGKAFLAQGDLTSEQGIKKAAAERTYDILVNNATGPQPELSLEEATWKDYEDQLVFFVKAPLLLLKEVLPGMKQKRNGSVINIGSEVIALGNSHFSSYVTAKSAMLGMTRSWASELGEYGIRVNLVNPGFIPVERHRDVGAKDIAAYQSGVPLNRMGTPEELARTVAFLASDDSAYITGQTITVNGGNTYGI, from the coding sequence ATGAAATTAGCGAATAAGGCAGCACTTGTAACAGGAGCTTCCCGGGGTCTGGGAAAAGCTATTGCTATGGAGCTCGCTCGCCAGGGAGCTGAGGTTTACATAAATTATTCATCGTCTGAGCAGCAGGCGCTGGATGTGCTTTCACAGATAAGAGAGGAGGGGGGCAAAGCATTTCTTGCCCAGGGAGATCTTACTTCCGAGCAAGGGATTAAAAAGGCAGCCGCAGAAAGGACGTATGACATTCTGGTTAATAATGCCACTGGTCCCCAGCCGGAGCTGTCCTTGGAAGAGGCAACATGGAAAGACTACGAAGACCAGCTTGTTTTCTTTGTGAAAGCTCCGCTCCTTCTGCTTAAAGAGGTCCTTCCTGGAATGAAGCAAAAAAGAAACGGTTCAGTCATAAACATAGGCAGTGAAGTCATAGCTCTTGGAAACTCGCATTTTTCCAGTTATGTTACAGCAAAATCAGCCATGCTGGGGATGACCCGGTCATGGGCAAGTGAACTCGGAGAATACGGTATCCGGGTTAATTTAGTCAATCCGGGCTTTATTCCGGTAGAGCGTCATCGTGATGTAGGTGCAAAGGATATCGCTGCCTATCAATCAGGCGTTCCCCTGAATAGGATGGGAACACCTGAGGAGCTTGCGAGGACAGTTGCCTTTCTTGCGTCAGATGATTCAGCCTATATAACGGGACAAACGATTACAGTGAATGGCGGGAACACATATGGCATTTAA
- a CDS encoding glucose-1-dehydrogenase, whose protein sequence is MYESLKGKVAAVTGASSGLGKAIAQRFAKEGVKVVVNYLTEDDKPDLVIEEIKANGGEASKIQGDVSQEHDVKRIVQFAVDTYGTLDIMVNNAGIQAEIPTEELSLENWNKVIQTNLTGCFLGSREAIRHMLDHNIKGSVINMSSVHQQIPWPHFAHYAASKGGIKLLTETLALEYASSGIRVNNIAPGAIDTPINAEKFADPEIKKDVIDLIPMGYIGKPEEIAACVAFLASSEASYVTGITLYADGGMTKYPSFQAGKG, encoded by the coding sequence ATGTATGAAAGCTTAAAAGGAAAAGTTGCTGCTGTTACCGGTGCTTCATCCGGACTTGGAAAAGCCATTGCACAGCGCTTTGCAAAAGAGGGCGTAAAAGTCGTTGTCAACTACTTAACAGAAGACGATAAGCCCGACCTTGTCATCGAAGAGATCAAGGCAAACGGCGGTGAAGCTTCAAAAATCCAGGGTGACGTCTCACAGGAGCATGATGTGAAGCGTATTGTCCAGTTTGCAGTCGATACTTACGGCACACTTGATATTATGGTCAATAACGCAGGAATACAGGCTGAGATTCCCACTGAAGAACTGAGCCTTGAAAACTGGAATAAAGTCATACAGACAAACCTGACAGGATGCTTTTTAGGAAGCAGAGAAGCGATCAGGCATATGCTTGATCATAACATTAAAGGCTCTGTTATCAATATGTCATCTGTGCATCAGCAGATTCCCTGGCCACATTTTGCCCACTATGCAGCAAGCAAAGGCGGAATCAAGCTTTTGACTGAAACCCTTGCACTCGAATATGCTTCATCCGGCATTCGCGTCAACAATATCGCGCCGGGAGCAATAGATACACCAATCAATGCAGAAAAATTTGCGGATCCTGAGATTAAAAAAGATGTCATTGACCTCATCCCAATGGGATACATCGGCAAACCGGAAGAAATCGCTGCATGTGTGGCATTCCTTGCTTCATCAGAGGCAAGCTACGTAACAGGAATTACCCTCTATGCAGACGGCGGAATGACAAAATACCCGAGCTTTCAGGCTGGAAAAGGATAA
- a CDS encoding STAS domain-containing protein: protein MSSSILEDMNVYSLLDRIGEGLIFADDEYRIIWMNHAAKEILSKVGPLAGITDPEAFIGFDIRRFHGKKQNDILKNGPFPHSAQIRLFNRFTAKIVVDKLSNLQGEQTGFVLTWRDVTEYEDVIEEGKALLEEMYTPIIGTALDSALLIALTGTLTEERMEKMKEKILKEAAERRAEYMIFDFTGISETFDETIAFHLNQIAEGLRLMGTVSIFAGMNPKLVQHITHQGYILNVKTFQSFKQGIFYIWKEKGYALQKITSQPS, encoded by the coding sequence ATGAGTTCATCGATTTTAGAGGATATGAATGTTTATTCTCTGCTGGACCGGATAGGGGAAGGGCTTATTTTTGCAGATGATGAGTACCGCATCATCTGGATGAATCATGCTGCAAAAGAGATTCTGTCAAAAGTGGGGCCGCTTGCAGGAATTACTGATCCGGAAGCATTTATCGGGTTTGATATCCGGCGCTTTCACGGGAAAAAACAAAATGACATCCTAAAAAACGGTCCGTTTCCGCACAGTGCCCAGATCAGGCTGTTTAACCGGTTCACAGCTAAAATCGTTGTGGACAAACTGAGCAATCTTCAAGGGGAACAGACAGGATTTGTCCTGACGTGGCGTGATGTAACAGAATATGAAGATGTGATAGAAGAGGGAAAAGCGCTGCTTGAGGAAATGTATACGCCAATCATCGGCACCGCACTCGACTCTGCTCTTTTGATCGCTCTGACAGGAACCCTGACAGAAGAAAGAATGGAAAAAATGAAAGAGAAGATCCTGAAGGAAGCCGCCGAGCGGAGAGCTGAATATATGATTTTTGACTTTACAGGCATTAGCGAGACATTTGATGAAACAATTGCTTTTCATCTTAATCAAATCGCAGAAGGCCTGCGGCTTATGGGGACCGTATCCATCTTTGCAGGGATGAACCCAAAGCTTGTGCAGCATATCACTCATCAGGGCTATATTTTGAATGTAAAAACGTTTCAGTCCTTTAAGCAGGGGATTTTTTATATCTGGAAAGAAAAAGGGTACGCACTTCAAAAAATCACGAGCCAGCCTTCTTGA
- a CDS encoding phospholipase D family protein — protein MSRFSFAGYKKKRLFVILLIFIILTGTVMYQSYKPLPEGLSYEGEVRKVEDVDFLYDLTYQKENRVKSDRMIFDAVLKAIDEAEEFVVIDLFLFNGYYNKGESYPDISAQLTEALLQKKKENPDMPIVFITDEINTSYGSHESKELEAFKDAGIDVVLSDMEPLRDSNPLYSSVWRTFFQWFGQSGKGWVANPFGDTAPGMTVRSYLKLFNVKANHRKAVATEKTAIVSSANPHDASGFHSNTAFQVSGNVIADVLESEQAVSNYSGGPKLPEYTETENEKGNIGVQVLTEGKIYEHLLSSIRAAEKQDVIWMGMFYLADRKVINSLVDASNRGVEVNMILDPNQNAFGQEKIGLPNRPVAEELMEDTKKKAKIRWYNTTNEQYHPKLLYIKGKNESTIISGSANFTKRNLDDLNLENDLKITAPQDEDVMKEVEAYFTKLWTNDGAEYTLNVEKYRDDMPVFKRGIYALQKFFRFTTF, from the coding sequence TTGTCAAGGTTTTCGTTTGCAGGCTATAAAAAGAAACGCCTGTTTGTCATCCTGCTAATTTTTATTATTTTAACAGGTACTGTTATGTATCAAAGCTATAAGCCTCTTCCCGAAGGTCTTTCATATGAAGGGGAAGTACGCAAGGTGGAGGATGTCGATTTTTTATATGACCTGACGTATCAGAAAGAAAACAGGGTCAAATCAGATCGGATGATATTTGATGCTGTGCTTAAAGCGATTGATGAAGCTGAAGAATTTGTTGTGATTGACTTATTTTTGTTTAACGGCTATTACAACAAGGGAGAATCCTATCCCGATATCAGTGCTCAGCTGACGGAGGCGCTGCTTCAAAAAAAGAAAGAAAACCCTGACATGCCGATTGTCTTTATTACAGACGAAATCAATACCTCATACGGGTCACACGAATCAAAGGAGCTTGAAGCTTTTAAGGATGCAGGCATAGATGTCGTTCTGTCGGATATGGAGCCTCTGCGAGATTCTAATCCGCTGTATTCCAGTGTCTGGAGAACGTTTTTTCAGTGGTTCGGCCAGTCAGGAAAAGGCTGGGTGGCCAATCCGTTTGGGGATACTGCCCCTGGTATGACGGTAAGGTCTTATTTAAAGCTTTTTAATGTAAAGGCAAATCACAGAAAAGCAGTCGCTACGGAGAAGACAGCCATTGTCTCATCCGCTAATCCTCACGATGCAAGCGGGTTTCATTCCAATACTGCTTTTCAGGTAAGCGGAAATGTCATTGCAGACGTGCTCGAATCCGAACAGGCTGTATCGAACTACTCCGGCGGACCCAAACTTCCTGAGTACACTGAAACGGAAAATGAGAAAGGGAATATCGGCGTGCAGGTGCTGACTGAAGGGAAAATTTACGAGCATTTGCTGTCGTCGATCAGGGCTGCAGAAAAACAGGATGTCATCTGGATGGGAATGTTTTATTTAGCTGACAGAAAAGTGATCAACTCACTCGTTGACGCATCTAACCGCGGTGTTGAGGTGAATATGATTCTTGATCCGAATCAAAATGCTTTCGGCCAGGAGAAAATAGGCCTGCCTAACCGTCCTGTTGCTGAAGAATTGATGGAAGATACGAAAAAGAAAGCGAAAATCAGATGGTATAACACAACAAATGAACAGTATCATCCGAAGCTTCTTTATATTAAAGGGAAAAATGAATCCACGATCATCAGCGGTTCGGCGAATTTCACAAAACGGAATCTTGATGACCTTAATCTTGAGAACGACTTGAAAATCACCGCTCCTCAGGATGAGGACGTTATGAAAGAAGTCGAAGCGTATTTCACAAAACTCTGGACGAATGACGGAGCTGAATATACCCTGAATGTTGAAAAATACAGAGATGACATGCCGGTATTCAAAAGGGGCATATATGCTCTGCAGAAATTTTTCAGGTTTACAACCTTCTAA
- a CDS encoding YhcN/YlaJ family sporulation lipoprotein, with translation MNKFLMTGTAIFFSVLIAAGCGMDNNARENDNIMNNELKNVTYDEQTNENRDNRMNVADDAAKKVADLEEIKYANVIVLDNTAYAAVMLEGNPKGKLSDELKNRVADQVRSTDRNLDNVFVSENPDFFDRVKDYGDKIRNGEPVSGLADEFGEMVKRMFPQSK, from the coding sequence ATGAATAAGTTTCTAATGACAGGAACAGCCATTTTTTTCTCTGTTTTGATTGCCGCCGGCTGTGGAATGGATAATAACGCACGTGAAAACGACAACATCATGAACAATGAGCTTAAGAATGTCACTTATGATGAACAAACGAATGAAAACCGCGATAACCGCATGAATGTAGCTGACGATGCTGCAAAAAAAGTGGCAGATTTAGAAGAAATCAAATATGCGAATGTCATTGTTCTTGATAATACGGCTTATGCAGCAGTTATGCTTGAGGGAAATCCTAAAGGCAAACTGTCTGATGAATTAAAGAACAGAGTAGCTGATCAGGTACGATCAACAGACCGCAATTTGGACAATGTGTTTGTTTCGGAAAATCCTGACTTTTTTGACCGTGTAAAAGACTACGGCGATAAAATCCGAAACGGCGAACCGGTTTCAGGACTGGCAGATGAGTTCGGTGAAATGGTGAAGCGTATGTTTCCCCAGTCGAAATAA
- a CDS encoding GNAT family N-acetyltransferase — protein sequence MMLKEYKDRRTYIEKSEPLLMKQEAENNLALGLLSVFKKTVPASDVYTALMETEGAPAAALLMTPPHNLILTYNNELISETLIAEMVRQLISAGVSVPGAVGERYWTERFAKEWAEQAGIRADIVMEQKIYQLHEVQPVAVSEGSFQKAKLEHLPLLTEWMADFMTFTNEPPITTLQAAERMKKFLAEDSIYIWSVDGIPVSMAKKSRSTQNGITVSLVYTPEKFRGRGYASSCVSALSSELLKDYSFCTLYTDLSNPTSNSIYQKIGYKPIQDSVMISFSNQGAV from the coding sequence ATGATGCTTAAAGAATACAAAGACCGCCGCACGTACATTGAAAAATCAGAACCGCTGCTTATGAAGCAGGAAGCGGAAAATAATTTGGCGCTGGGACTCCTGTCTGTTTTTAAAAAGACGGTTCCGGCTTCAGACGTATATACCGCTCTGATGGAAACAGAAGGGGCACCTGCGGCAGCGCTGCTTATGACGCCCCCTCACAATTTAATTCTTACATATAATAACGAACTAATCAGTGAAACGTTGATTGCTGAAATGGTCAGACAGCTGATATCAGCAGGGGTTTCTGTGCCGGGTGCTGTCGGTGAGAGGTACTGGACAGAAAGATTTGCCAAAGAGTGGGCCGAACAGGCGGGGATTAGAGCCGACATTGTGATGGAGCAAAAAATCTATCAGCTTCATGAGGTGCAGCCTGTAGCTGTCAGTGAAGGGAGCTTTCAAAAAGCAAAACTTGAACACCTGCCGCTTTTAACAGAGTGGATGGCGGACTTTATGACGTTTACAAATGAGCCCCCGATCACGACTCTACAGGCAGCAGAAAGAATGAAGAAATTTCTCGCTGAGGACTCTATTTACATCTGGTCGGTTGACGGAATACCTGTTTCGATGGCAAAAAAATCGCGGTCAACTCAAAACGGCATAACGGTATCCCTTGTATACACTCCGGAAAAATTCAGGGGAAGAGGATATGCGAGCAGCTGCGTGTCCGCACTCAGCAGTGAGCTCTTGAAGGATTATTCATTCTGCACTCTATATACAGACTTATCAAATCCTACATCAAACAGCATCTATCAGAAAATAGGCTACAAGCCGATCCAGGATTCTGTGATGATTTCATTTTCAAATCAAGGAGCAGTTTAA
- a CDS encoding NAD(P)/FAD-dependent oxidoreductase, translating to MKTQVLVIGGGVGGLTAALKLAKCGIDVCVVEQTKGSPHLYKGELLQPKSLEIFDALGLSEPVLRSGHRINEIEMNEMKRKKGSYRLLGSAVMRYGIIESKFNFALMIPHEKLKELLLEEAKKFPSFHYIQPARFKAFSDDSTAIVSMGKEEVEIQADYFIGAEGRKSNVRKAMNVSLNEHEYDHHFLTVTFKRPADMTEGKIISTPHAFLGLFPLPDNEVRTVYLIQSGAYQSLKAKGIEHFHKKYIDLCPELDGYVTELTEWKKIQLMIPVHFHADSYVSGNMAILGDSAHSVHPMAGEGMNLAIQDGDVLGELLCWMYRHNELSQDNLKWYEKVRKSRVDFILSLSHLSALAYSKPFRYFGTLRNRSLKQMTDDEKLHTKQMLNISGLGIWKESFVDRLIQIGLMPARSIQNIEFLHTRYMFTYENDYPWEAKGRYSR from the coding sequence ATGAAAACACAGGTTTTAGTCATTGGCGGGGGAGTTGGAGGGTTGACCGCTGCTCTGAAGCTTGCCAAGTGCGGGATCGATGTCTGCGTGGTAGAACAGACAAAAGGCTCCCCGCATTTGTATAAAGGGGAGCTGCTTCAGCCGAAAAGTCTTGAAATCTTTGACGCTCTCGGTTTATCAGAGCCTGTTCTAAGATCAGGACACCGGATCAATGAAATTGAAATGAATGAAATGAAACGTAAGAAAGGTTCATATAGATTGCTTGGATCAGCTGTAATGCGTTACGGAATCATTGAGAGCAAGTTCAATTTTGCTTTGATGATCCCCCATGAAAAATTAAAGGAACTCCTGCTTGAAGAAGCCAAAAAGTTTCCTTCTTTCCATTACATACAGCCCGCGCGATTCAAGGCATTCAGTGATGATTCAACAGCGATTGTATCAATGGGAAAAGAGGAAGTGGAAATTCAGGCAGATTATTTTATCGGTGCTGAAGGAAGAAAATCAAACGTCAGAAAAGCGATGAATGTCAGCCTGAATGAGCATGAATATGATCATCACTTTTTAACCGTCACATTCAAAAGGCCGGCTGACATGACGGAAGGAAAAATCATCTCTACACCTCATGCTTTTCTCGGACTCTTTCCCCTTCCTGACAATGAAGTCAGAACGGTCTACCTCATTCAGTCAGGTGCCTATCAGTCCCTTAAGGCAAAAGGCATTGAACATTTTCACAAGAAGTATATCGACTTGTGTCCTGAACTTGATGGCTATGTGACCGAACTTACGGAGTGGAAGAAGATCCAGCTGATGATTCCCGTTCATTTCCACGCAGATTCATATGTGTCGGGGAACATGGCGATTCTCGGAGATTCTGCGCACAGCGTGCATCCGATGGCAGGGGAAGGCATGAATCTTGCCATACAGGACGGAGATGTGCTCGGCGAACTGCTGTGCTGGATGTACAGGCATAATGAACTCAGTCAGGATAATTTAAAGTGGTATGAAAAAGTCCGCAAGTCAAGGGTGGATTTTATTTTAAGCCTCAGCCACCTGTCCGCGCTAGCGTATTCAAAGCCTTTCAGGTACTTTGGTACACTCAGAAACAGAAGCCTCAAACAGATGACAGATGATGAAAAGCTTCATACAAAGCAAATGCTTAATATTTCGGGACTTGGAATATGGAAGGAATCGTTTGTGGACAGGCTGATTCAGATTGGCCTGATGCCGGCGAGATCGATCCAGAATATTGAATTTTTGCATACCCGCTACATGTTCACGTATGAAAATGATTATCCGTGGGAAGCGAAAGGGAGGTACAGCCGTTGA
- a CDS encoding class I SAM-dependent methyltransferase → MIAEYVRLYKARSWMKKNLPFLYSWHAYVGYELDLFEIFKSPKTIEEVAASHSLETEILERWVEVGVSIKYLKKVSRNKFKTSRSFMLPDSKRDPKSVGILLKEMMELHIPALLTYPSIMKTDERQTFDHKQHGATVAETSAMLEQLAYPKLVQILKKNSIHTVVDVGCGHGGYMQKLSKSFPGLKLTGVEVNKEVAEEAANRCSELKNISIDCMDIEEWSPENKADLIMMNNLLHYLSPEKRPKVISRLSSSLSANGMITIITPIRKPKHGKQFSSVFNSFFTAFDNLYALPTKRELDALAKQSGMKLQSLKPIIREGGWYFATLVNHAGTKAD, encoded by the coding sequence ATGATTGCTGAATATGTAAGGCTTTACAAAGCGAGAAGCTGGATGAAGAAGAATTTGCCGTTTTTATACAGCTGGCACGCATATGTCGGGTATGAACTTGATCTGTTTGAAATTTTTAAATCTCCAAAAACGATCGAAGAGGTTGCAGCCAGTCATTCATTAGAAACAGAGATTCTTGAACGCTGGGTGGAAGTTGGGGTCTCTATTAAGTACCTTAAAAAGGTTTCAAGAAATAAATTTAAAACCTCAAGAAGCTTTATGCTGCCTGACAGCAAGCGTGATCCAAAGTCTGTCGGCATTTTGCTGAAAGAAATGATGGAGCTGCACATCCCCGCGCTTTTGACATACCCGTCCATTATGAAAACAGATGAACGCCAGACCTTTGATCACAAACAGCACGGAGCGACTGTTGCAGAAACCTCTGCTATGCTGGAACAGCTTGCTTATCCTAAGCTTGTGCAGATTCTAAAGAAAAACAGCATCCATACGGTTGTGGATGTAGGCTGCGGACATGGGGGCTACATGCAGAAGCTGTCCAAGTCGTTTCCAGGTTTAAAATTAACAGGTGTTGAAGTGAACAAGGAAGTGGCTGAGGAAGCGGCCAATCGATGCAGTGAGCTTAAAAACATTTCAATTGATTGTATGGATATTGAAGAATGGTCGCCCGAAAATAAAGCAGACCTGATCATGATGAATAATCTGCTTCACTATCTCTCTCCAGAAAAACGTCCGAAAGTCATCAGCAGATTAAGCAGCTCTCTTTCTGCAAATGGAATGATTACGATTATAACGCCAATTCGAAAGCCAAAGCATGGAAAGCAATTTTCAAGTGTCTTTAATAGTTTTTTTACCGCTTTTGATAATTTGTACGCTCTTCCCACAAAAAGAGAACTGGATGCTCTTGCAAAACAGTCCGGCATGAAACTTCAAAGCCTGAAACCAATCATTCGTGAAGGCGGCTGGTATTTTGCCACTCTGGTCAATCATGCGGGCACAAAAGCCGACTAA